Proteins encoded in a region of the Zea mays cultivar B73 chromosome 4, Zm-B73-REFERENCE-NAM-5.0, whole genome shotgun sequence genome:
- the LOC103655255 gene encoding BTB/POZ and MATH domain-containing protein 1: MATRCQSAGFIEFKLDFAASNHLAVGDIVRSDDFSAGGHLWRVICYPKGDEVGNGNYLSLYLRLVSDSKSEKIKAIIDAFLLGRNGAPSSSSHGKRWVHVYSSPDGSRSRGFPEFVKRSVLDQSDCVTDGFVTFMVVVIVLRDSPMAIPVPSSDIADHLGRLLDHANDGSTDVTFTVGTETFHAHRAVLAARSPVFKAQLFGSMADAKITLQGIRPEVFRILLRFMYTDAFPGDDSDNDNDDAEDSLPRDDDDEDEQEGYSDIDLFQDLLAAADMYHLDRLKLMCARKLWDRVSGETVAKLLVCAELRDCSELKSACLDFFLVEKNFKVAVLTDGYLQLMQSFPSVIAEIKARVRQI; the protein is encoded by the coding sequence ATGGCAACTCGTTGTCAGTCTGCTGGTTTCATCGAATTCAAGCTCGACTTCGCAGCATCCAACCACCTTGCCGTCGGCGACATCGTCCGCTCCGACGATTTCTCGGCAGGCGGGCACTTATGGAGAGTAATTTGCTACCCAAAGGGAGACGAGGTTGGTAATGGCAATTACCTCTCTCTCTACCTACGGCTCGTCAGCGACTCCAAGTCCGAGAAAATCAAGGCCATCATCGACGCTTTCCTACTCGGCAGAAACGGCGCACCGTCATCATCTTCGCATGGAAAGCGTTGGGTGCATGTGTATTCTTCACCCGATGGCTCGCGATCACGTGGGTTTCCAGAGTTCGTGAAACGGAGCGTCCTAGATCAGTCTGACTGCGTCACGGACGGCTTCGTCACATTCATGGTTGTAGTCATAGTTCTTAGGGATAGCCCCATGGCCATACCCGTACCATCTTCTGACATCGCCGACCATCTTGGCCGCCTCCTGGATCACGCTAATGACGGTTCCACCGACGTGACCTTCACTGTCGGCACCGAGACGTTCCACGCGCACAGGGCCGTGCTCGCTGCCCGGTCGCCGGTGTTCAAAGCGCAGCTCTTCGGCTCTATGGCGGACGCCAAGATCACGCTGCAAGGCATCCGTCCGGAGGTGTTCCGGATCCTGCTGCGGTTCATGTACACCGATGCGTTTCCGGGCGACGACAGCGACAACGACAACGATGACGCTGAAGATTCGTTGCcgagagacgacgacgatgaagacgagcAGGAGGGTTATTCCGACATCGACCTGTTCCAGGATTTGCTCGCGGCAGCTGACATGTACCACCTGGACCGGCTGAAGCTCATGTGCGCCCGCAAGCTGTGGGACCGCGTATCGGGAGAGACTGTAGCCAAGCTTCTTGTCTGCGCTGAACTGCGTGACTGCTCGGAGCTCAAGAGCGCCTGCCTCGACTTCTTTCTTGTCGAGAAAAATTTCAAGGTGGCTGTACTAACAGATGGGTATTTGCAGCTTATGCAGAGCTTTCCATCCGTCATCGCCGAGATAAAAGCGCGGGTTCGTCAGATCTAA